A window of uncultured Methanoregula sp. genomic DNA:
ATATTTTAACGGAACCGGTTGTGATTCGTTTTCGAATATACTGATGAGTTTTTCAATCCAGAATTTTCTATGATCAGATGGTAAAGATTGTGACTGCAGGGCATTCACGAAAATCCGTTTTAACATTTCACACCTGGGTGCCGATAATGGATCTTCACCTTTAAGATTATCCGGTATTGCGGCTGCACATGCTCCTAGTGTAGAGATTATTTGACCCTCGGCATGCTCTCGTCCAAGATCTTCAATATCATCGGCTGATCGCGTTTTTACTTCAATCGATTCAATAATACAAGTATCTTCTTCAACTCTAAGTGCAAGTAGATCGCAACGTTCTGGGGATGTCGAATCCATCCGCAGCCATATTCGACTAATATAGTCATCAACGGACACTACCAATGCATCCGGATAACGAAGTCGATAGTCCCTTGCAGCAAGAAGCATCCCTGCAAGACCTAATGCATGTTTTGAATCCACCGTACCGTCTTTCTTAAAAATATCAAAGAAACCACCTCCAATTAATCCAATCCCTTCGGAAAGAAGCGTTTCAATTTTTAACTCATTCATTGAAAGATTGGAATTGTTGAAGACTTCCATAATTCTGTGAGTAAATTGATGATAATCTGAAGAAACAAGGAGCACTTTTCTTCTACCTTCTATTCGTTCGGATAACCGAACTGATTTCATATTTGCATAATTTGGAAGAGCACGATCTGCTACGAGTACCCAGTGTGCAAGCGGATTTGTCTCATTTAGAATTTCATCAATTCGCATAACCATTGTTGATGCATCTGAAGAAGCGTGCAATCCAAGATTTCTCTGAATTTTTAGTGCCTCATCAATCAGGATCATATAATCCGAAAAAGGCGATTCATTATTCTTCGGTACGAGATTGATTTTTGTCATGCCAATATGATCATATTGAATCCCATATCGCACGGTAAATGGACTCATCGGAAGGATCTGTTCCTGATTATGTTTCAGGACCATTATCGATGCTTCGTCAAATATCGCAATTATGTGAAATGGGGAATTTTTTATCGAATTTAAAAGTTCTTGTAATGTATTGAAAGCAGGTTGATTTACTTTGTATTCGAGTCGTCCACTCGATATTTTCTCTTCAAGTTCCTCTCTCTCATCAAGAAGGCGGAGAGACAAATCCAACCTCTGCTTATGAAGAGCTGTACAAAAAACTTCAACACGTAATTTTTTCAGCGTAGATTCTCGCCGAGTGTTTAGAATTGTCACTATCTCCTTCATCAATTTTCCAGGTTCTGGAGGATTTACTATCGCAATTCGTAAGGGGTAGGTATGATGCCGTCCAAGCATCACAAAACGTTCAATCGCATTTTTGAATTCAATAATCCCATCGGATCCCGAAATGGCATTACTAAGATTTTCAAATGTTGCCATGCCTTTAATTTCATTGGCAATAGGAAGTGTCAGGTCTGCTTTGTACGGGTTACCAACCATGTCTGGAATTGTATCTAAACAGATAACACTCAGAAAATGTTCAGGCCTCATCACATCGTCTAACACCGCTTTTCGATCTTCATCCTTTATTTGGTCTCCAAGCCCTCGGAGAATTGATGCCAACCGAAGGAATCGCCATAGATGAAGTGGATGTGTGGGGAGCATTATTGCCTTATGGGCCTCATTAGAATCGGATTTGATATGGACTAAGAAGATATCTAATCTTAGCAATCCTCCGAGAATAATTTGTGCATAATCGCTGCTGGCATCGTACATTTCTGAATAATGGTTGTGGACATAGCTGTAAATTTTCCCAGAAAGATCGATATATTCTTCAATAATTTGATACAGGTCAGGTTTTGCGCTAATCCAAAGAAGTGGAAATTCAACAATAAAATCGAGTTCCTTTATGATTTCTCCCCTTAATTCACAGAAACGATCCCATAGCGGAGTGATGGGCTCTGAAGCGTGCGATTTTTCAATAAGATAGTCATCAAAACGTTCGAAGGCTTCGTGTAATGAAATTTTATTTCCTTCAAGGGAAAAAACCGAATCGACAGAAAAGGAATGGGGTTCGTATATTGTATTATTATGGTTTTTTATTGCCAATTCTAAGGAAGGTTCTTTGGTGTAAATGACCCCTCCCCATATATCCTCTTTACAATATGTGTGAAGCCAATCAAGAACATCTTTGTCGGGGTTTATTGCATATTCCCATTTTGTATTATTAAAGGAAATTTCGCCCTCAATTTTTTCGGAATCGGTGTCAATAATTTCCTTCCAATTCTGTTCGATATCCCGAGCAGTATTTGATAACTCATCTTGGCGATTATCTAGCAGCGCTTCTGCGCAATTACGATTGATTTTTGGAAGATCTATCTTTCTTGAGGGTTTTGGGGTAGGATCTGGAGATTTATCTGATGGTGGATGGAATATTTTCGAGACCTCCTTAATTGTCAGATTTCGTCTCGCTTCACTTGAAGGGTGTAATCGGAGATTTTCTATCCTTGTAAGGATATTAAGCAATTCTTCTTTGCGTTCTTCATCTTTGTAACTATTAAACCGTTTTCGGCGGGATCTCAATGTAGATTGTGACTCTTCAATAATCTTTTTACTTTGCAAATAATTCCTATCCAATCTTTCCTCAATTGCATTCAGGTCAGATAACAGGTCAGGATCGGCAACTAATCCCAATTCTGATAATGCCATCCTCGGTGCGTCATTCTGGTGTTCGGCGCTTAAAATACTCCATTGTGCTAAAAAATTACAAACCATTTCGAGGGAGCGGAGATCTTGAAGTCGTTCGCTGGTCTGAAGAATTTTCAATAATTTTTTGTGAGCCCCTGTTTTTACAAAATATTTACAATCTTGTGATTCCTGAACCCATTCAAGAACACTTATTGCTAATTCACGAGAAGAAGGTCTCGTAAAATGATTGAGCGTATGAACACCCGGTTGCTGCGCATGTGCAAGAGCAATTATTCGTTTATGATTTTTTTTATCATTTCGCCATGCAGCGGCGGTAAAAAAATCATCCGCGATATCTTTCAAATTTAAACCAACTGCATTTGCTTTTTGTTTTAATACAGGACCATCTTCTCCAAATCCTGCTAAAACAATAGAGAAATCCGCGTCAGGGAAGTGCGGAATTTGACTTAAGAATTTGAAGAAAGAATCAATATCCATCATTGGGAGGGAGTCTCGGGCAACGTCTTGGACGTTATTGTAATTCGAATGAATCCATTGTGTTATACTCGCCGAGACAAAATCGTCAGTTTTCATAATAATTCCTCCGGATTATTTGCACAAAGGATGAGGCCGTCTGATGGCTCAACCGCTAAATTAAGACGTTTTAAGAGATTTGAAAATCGTGCACTGTTTGGAATAAGATCTTCATCATAATCTAATCCCGAATATCCATGTTTATTGAGGAGAATAATATCATCATGAGAGCCACCGTAGCAAGGCCCCCAGATTTCTCTGAGACGAACAGACAAGGGTTCAAATTCTAAAACCTCTTCGGATGCAAGTATCGAGCTCATTAAAATTCGGGCCGTTTCAGGCTGAAGCTCAAAATGCTTTTGTTGAACACGATTTGATCGCGGTTGTGAAAAGCCAATTCTTAAGGATAAATAATGGAAATGATCCTCTAAAAATTTGTAATCGGGAATTTTTTCAATATCCGGATCAGTCACGTTTTTTTCAATGGGTAAGAACACGGAATCATCGTATGAAATTTCTCCTTTTTCACGCAAAGTTTGATATGATTTACAGAACCAATCGCGTTGTCGAGAATAACAATTCCGGCTCAATGTTCGAGTTCGTGTATTCTCCCCCCCATTGAAATCCATAAACATGATTGGCATCTTTCTATCAATATCACTGATTTTTTGAATGTAAACGAAGAGCCATGAACAAAGAGCAATGGTAAGTTCTCGTAATTGCATATGGTGTGAAGTATCATTTTCAAGGTTATGGCAAAGTTGAGCAATCGCATTTGTTTGGGGATCCATCATCGAGGCAATATCGGATAGACGACCAACAGTCAATGTCCCAAGTTTCTCTTCATACTCCTCTGATAATCTGGATTCAATAGATTCGGAATCGAGGATTGGGGTCAGAAAATTTTCCAATGGGGTATCATGCCTGGTAATCCAATTGGAGGCATATTTTAGGATCTCATTCCCTACAGAGGTTGTTTCTAAAACCTGATGTACGAAGTGGCCAGAATATCCGTCTTTTTTAGCGTTGTTCTCAGTGATCAACCGATCTGAGATAAGAGTATATTCATTTCCAAAATCTCCATGACCTGTAAATTTTGGAAAAACTGCTTCATCATTATCCACTATCCCATTTACTTGCAAACGCAATTTTCTTAAGTTTTCGACGGATATTGAAGGGTCAAGTTTTTCATCATCAACAAGGATTTCATGTAATGCTTCATGCTCGTAATCACCTTCTAAACCACGGTTTGTCTTAATTACTGCAGTCTTATTTAGGTACTCCAACCTATTCGATTTCCCGGTCAGAGATAAAAAAAATCCATTAGCAAAATGAACTGGCTTCGTTTGAAATGGTATGTATCCTAAAGCGTCAAAATTGACAATGAATTTCTTATTCGTCATCCATCATCACCTCTTGGTATTTTTTCCAATCTGCTGAGAGATGGAATTTTGTAAACTCGCCAAAATAAACGTTATATGTGAAAAATTCTCGATTTTGAGGGATTTCTAATGACTGCATTCTCTCCATAAACATGTCCAGTCGATTAATATCCCTCTCCGGTACAAGCTGCCGAGGCATACCCCGAACAATTTTCACTAGGGTATTATAAAGAGGGTAGTCAATGCGTAAACTTATGGGTGTTTTTCCCTCTCCCTTAAACTGTAGTAAAAAATGATCCGGACGATATTCTAAAACTTTATGGACGCGATTTGGAAGTCGTGGTACTAATAATTGGAATTCATTGTGGGATATCGATTGATTTGCTACATAGGAAATTGTTGGTTTTTCATGATATCGATGACCAATCCAAAGATAAAGTGCGTCGTTCCATCCACTGAATTTTACCGGACAATAACATCGATTAATTGCACCGATTACTTTCTTTTTGAGGGTAATATCTGAAATCGGAGTATTAATGAATCCCTGAAATTCTTTTGACGCCTCATCTTCTAGAGCAAAAACATCTGTACCTTTGACGTGTTCGAAATAGAATTTTCTCTTTAGGGCATGGAAACGTTCCACAACATCATCTTTTTTAGTACTCCAGATGGGTTCTTGCCGATCAACTATCCAATCATCGTTTTTTGTTTTTCCAGGTCTTTCTAGTTTCAAATCCCAACGTGGGTGACTGTATTGTATTGGATCTGAATATTCTTGCAGATAGTTTGAGATCTCAAACCGGCTATCCATTTCAAAAAGCCGTTCTGAATACCATTTTTTGGGGGAAAGTTCATTAAGTCTTTTTTCAGAGGGATCCCCAAAAAGAAGTCTAGATATAAGTATCCAAATCTCACGAACTGATGTTCGATGTCCTCGAATAGCGAGACGATCAAATAATGTCATAAGGCGGGTTTGGACCGTTTTATCTTCGAGAGATTTGAAATTTTTCGAGAACATGGGATCTTTTTCGGATAAGGCAAATTCTCGAATCTCCTCATCAGAAAGAATCTTTTTAAGCATTTCTTTTGCAAATTCGGGAGAAAGGGGATTCCTCAAACTAAGATCAATTACGATTACTTTTTCCTGAGTATTTTCGTCGTCTTGGTTTTTTTCATTATAGACAAGGCGCTGACGGCATTGACGATCTACTTCTTCGAGAATCGGAAAATTTTCTTTCTCATCACGTCTTAAAATATATAATGGGAATTCATTTGCTGCAAGGCAATAAGGCCGCTCCTCTTTTATTGCTTTTTTCCATTGTGTGACAATTGGTTTTATTTTTCCCTTGGTCATTGCTGCAGTGGCGTCATATTGAACAACAGCATTTAATTTTTTTAATTCTGGCTCTAATCGACGTAAAATATGGGTTTTCCCATCTCCCGCATTGCCTGTAAGGACAATGCTGAACCCTTCTTTAACTTTATCCAGAATAAAATGTTCAAGTGGAAGAGTGATATGGAGAACATTAATTTCTGTTGTTTTCAGTTCATCAGAACATACTTGGGGACCGGCTTGCGCCAGGCCTTTCCAAAAGTTAAGGTTTTGTTTTTCGATTGAATCTGGGGCCGATTCAATTGGCATTTCCGTCACCACTTCATCAGTATTCCGCTCTTCAAATTGGGGAATTTTTTCAGTAAGTTTCCAACATTCTGTGCTTTTTAATCTCTCTACCGTTTGAACATGCTCGATTCGTTTTGATAACCAGCGCTTTCGCCAGAAATCAGCGATTTTTTCGGTAGCATCGAGATAGTTTTCAGGTTTTTCAATATAATCTGGGATTTCCCCCAACTCACCACACAAAAATTTCAATGCTTGCTCACAGAGTGAAATTCCATAAATTTTCCTAGGCTGGTTATGCTTTAATAACACTGAAGCATCAAAACCGAGCTCCTCCAATCCAGCTCTAACTTTCCGGAGTTTCGGACTTGGACCTTCCCCAAAAATATGATTCACATTTTGATAACCGAGTTTTTCTTCTAATACCGCTTCTGTCGCCTTGACGGTTTCAGGCATAAATTGAACTGTGCCAAAACCGCTTGAAAATCCTATAGGGTGATATTTCATTTCAGGCTGGTCAGGACTGATAATTCCTTTAGGTAATTTAATTCGTTCATATTGGCTGCTCCCCAATGCATAGAGACTTGTTGTTCCAAGATATACAAGCCGATTATCACGAAAAACGGGAGCGTTTTTTAATTGAGAACTAATAATTGATGGTTGCTTGTTGTATCTCCGTTGATAGTCGAAATTAATTTTCGGACTCATCATCAATAAGGCCGTCAATTTCCCGCCTAACAATAGATTATACGGTGCAATAGCACCACACGTTGTTATTTCAAGAAGGTTTGATCCTACATGAGCGCTCTTGTTTGCTTGGAGAGCATAATTTACAGCAGTAGAAAAATCATCGGTTTTTATTACATCTTTCGTCGTTGTGGGATCAAGAAATTTCCCCAGGTTTTTTTGGAATATACATTTAGCAAATAAAAGATGAGAAAGTTCAAAAGCTCTCTTTTTCAAGACTAGAACTTTCAATACTTCTTTCATTTCTTTGGTTGATTTTGTTTTATCGATTTCAAGGACTTCGGGCGCAATTTTTATTGATGACTCATCAAAAAATTCGAGATCTTGTAATAATTCAGGTTGGTCAGCTTCAGAGTGGATATTTTTTAATGCTTTTTCACGTAATTTTGAAAATTCTTCCCCTTTCTCTTTTAATCGTTTGATAATCTCTTGAGTGGGTGTTTGAATCTCGTCATCAGACACAAGACCTGATGGATCAATCATACTTATTCCAAAATCGATATTCTTTTCTAATTTTTCTGATAGTTTTTTTAACTTTTGTTCAGGATTGGGATTTTTTAAGGCTTCATTTATTTCATTAAAAAATGCATCGCGGTTCCAACCGATGTATGTGTCACGAGGTTTCAGCATCATCGCTGTATTGTTCAAAGCAGCTATACCCATAATGGCATGACAAGGGTGTCCTCCGTCACGGATAAGGTAAAGCATCGTTCGTCCAGGTATCGATAATTGTGGAATCGACCAAGTATATCGGAAATAACGCCAAATTTCATTAAGCGGAATTTTTGTAAATTCATCATGGATTTGTTTATCCCCTTCACCTGGGACTAATTGGAGATATGGCTGTATAGCTTTCGATAGTAATTCATCTCTCTCATTTCCTTGGCAACTTAGAGCTGGTTCAATTCGAGAATAGACTTCATTGCCGTCAGCTATTAATTGTAAGATTGATGAAAATTTACAGTTTTTCGGAGGGTTTTCTAATCTTTCAATAAATTTCTTTACTGAGGGTTGTCTGAACTGTTCTGCACAAATGTGATTTAACTCCGTTCTGACAGTAGTTTTATATTCGCTAATTTGATCTGCATTAACCTTATTCCCCGGATAGAATTGAGGGGAGTTTAGCTCGATTCCGGCATTTTCTTGTTTGATTGTCCACCGTAATCGTGCTAAATCTATGAGAATTCGGACCGCAGCGTCATATTTTATTTTATTGGACTTAAGGTGGGACTGAGATTTTATCCATTCTTGTTCTTTTATCCATATTTCCTCAAGCTCTTCGATATCTCTGATTAATTGCCAGTTCTCCAACTGTTTCGCGAGTACCAAAAACCTTTCTGCAATAAAACCTTCGAACGGTGGATAAACTCGGATAAACATTTTGAGGTCCTCAAATAGCACATGATGTTTGCAGTTATGTAGAATATATGGAGAGAATTCGAAATACCTTTCGATATTAATTTCTTCTAAAAATAGAGCATTTTTTTATGAGAATTTTGATACACAAATCTTTTTCCTTTCATTTTATTCCCCCTTATATTCCAACAATATCCAGATTCCAATGGTAACTAATATTGATCCTAACAATTGGAAGAAAAGATCAACGACTTGAGATATTGTTAAAACCATGTTGATTAATGAAAAGGAAAATATCAGAATTTTTCCGAATTGGCCACTTGATAATAAGAGGCCAAAAAAAATCAATGATATTGTAAAATAACACCTATGGCTCGGATTTATTACAATTGGAATCTCTAATTGAGGGCAATCCAGGTATTCTTCTTTATTTCCGTTTTCAAGGAATTTGAAAATTTTAATCGACATATGACTTTGTTTTTTTGAAAGAGCTCCTTTGGTACCGACTAAAAATTCGATCCAGTCTACGGTAAAACCTAAACGTATATATCTATTAAATACCGTCAAAGATTGTTCATTAAAACATGTTAATACAAATTTTTCTGAATTTTGCGGAGGATCTTGGCCAAAATAAACTAAATAATTAAATGAGTATTTCAAACCTGTGGTTAATTCAATACCACTTAAATTTGTTACAATATCCTTAACCGGAATTTGTTCTTTTTTGTTTAATTCAGTCACTCCTAAAAATCGATAAAAAATACCATGTTTGTATTTTTCGTATGTTACAAGTTTTTCAATTAATTTTGTCCAAGCATTATCATTAGATGTTAAATCAATTCTGTCATTATTTCCAAATGTAATAAATTGGCCGACGTAATTGGTTCCTTCTACCCTGGGGCGAAAAGGTAAATTCTTGATTTGTTGATTATAATCAATTCCACTCGAAATATCAACCCATTCATCTAATAATTTTAATGTGAGAATTAAAACATCATCGGCAAATTTTTTCGTTGTAATTATCTGTCCTTTACGCAAAGGAATGAATTCAATTTCATCTTGATTATTTTTTACAACTGCAGTGATAATTACAGATTTTCCGATTAATCCTGTGGAATTCCATAAATCATTTGTCATTAATTCTTTTCGATATCGGAATTGAATGATGAACTCTTCAGGATACGATAAAACATTGTAGATATCATGACGATATAAGTGCCTAGAATCAGAAGAGAAAAGAAATAAATTATCTGCAATCATTAATCCATAATAAGATTTGTTTCTTAATAAAATATTCAATATTGTTATTGTATAATTTATCATACCCTCAACTTTTTTTGCTATTGTGTCGACTATAGTCAGCGATAGACATTAGCCTCTTTCCTTAAAAACGATTCATCCAGTGACACAGAACCCAGAAGAGATCTTTGGCAAAATTCTCCAAGAAGAACGAAAAGCCAAAAAAATATCTCAGGAAAAACTCGCAAAACTTTCCGGCCTCGACCGGACATTCATTAGTCTCATCGAGAACGGAAAACGCAACCCGTCATTCACAACTATTTTGAAAATTTGTTCAGCGCTGGAAATCGAGCCCTCGGAACTCTTCTCGATTTACGAGAAGAAGGATCCAGATTATTCCGTGAAGAAAGGCGGGAAGCATGCACGAAAATAAGCAGCTTCCCTCATCCATTGGTGCGAAAGAAACTGATGATTATGATGATGATTTTCATTCTTTTTCTTGGACTATCGATGGGATAACTGCAGTAAAAAAGACAGACCGATCGGTATTTTTATACCGTGAAACGGTAATTCCGCAGAAAATTCGGGATTTCTTCAGTCTTGAGGATTTACAGCCCGGTCAAAAGAGAGAGCTCACTCTCTGGCATGGAAATAATCAATTTGATGCATTTATAGAGAAGACCAATCACCCCACCCCACGCACAAGACTGATGTGGAAGCCGGAATTCGCGGCGGTACTGCGAACCCAATATCCACAATGGTTAGACTTTTTCATAAAAAATAGGAAAGAATCCAACGAGACACCAACGATTCAATTTATCAAACGAACTGAACCTAACAATTATGAAGTTGTGCTTGAGGGGGCAGTTCCCCATGATAATACTCCAACAGAATTTCACGTACCATTGAAATCTGGCGATACTATAGATAATGATACTCTCCGAGCAATATTCCAATGTAGTGTCCAAGGTGGAATGCGAAGATCTCTTAAAACGAATAGTCTCGTTCTTGTTTCCGACCACACTAAATCAACCTACGAAGACAAATGGGTAAATAATTTCTTCCATTATACCGGGATGGGATTAACCGGTGAACAGAGTCTCACATTCCAACAGAACAAAACACTTGTTGAATCAAAAACCAATGGCGTTAATCTTTACCTATTCGAAGTCTTTGAAGAAGGAAAATACGTATACATTGGCGAAGTCGAACTCGCAGCAAATCCGTACCGTTCTCGACAACCCGATATTGAAAAGAATATCCGCGATGTCTACATCTTCCCCTTACAACTTAAGGGTGGCAAACGTCCGCCGGTGTTAAAAAAAGAATTACTTGAATCGAAAGATGAAATTGTTCGGAAGAAAGCGCACAAATTATCACTCGAAGAACTTGAGGTTCAAGCAAAATATACTCACACTGAAGGCGGGAAACGCGAAGTCATCACTTCTGCCTATGAACGAGATCAGATCGTATCGGAATATGCAAAACGGAAGGCCAATGGCATTTGCCAGTTATGCAATGAACCCGCCCCATTCTGTAATCGAAATGGCGATCCATTTCTTGAAACTCATCACATCATCCCACTTGCAAATGGAGGACCTGACACTATTGAAAATGTCGTGGCTCTCTGCCCAAACTGTCATCGTAAAATGCATGTTTTGAATTTACCCCTTGATATCACAACACTAAAAAATAAAAAATCCTCGCGAATCTGATTCATTTTTACGATTGACAATTTTTTTCAAGGCTTGCCCACGCGGCGAGGGGCGGAGCCCCGATGAGCGTCAAACTTCACTCATAACAATATAATCCCCGTTAATCATACAAAAAGATCCAAATCCCCCCAAATCCGGCCGATCTCAGGGTCCTTCCGGCCAACTACCCCTCTGGATTATCACCAGTTCGGCCCCTGGAAAGGCACCATTAGGGAACATTTTAGCGCTCAAAATACCGCGAATTCGGGATAAAACCCAATTAAAACACTATTTCCAAAAAATCATCAACTAAATTCGCCATTTTCGCAACTAAATTCATCTGCGCGACCCCCGAAAAGGTCAATCGGAGCCCGTACAGGGCTCCGTTTGGCACCCCCGACTTTGAGGGGTTGAAGGGGGGTTTTACCCCACATTACCGGTCTCCCCGTCGCTCCGGGTCTCGATGATCGTCCCGGGCAGGATCCGGAAGAACTGGATCTTTTTGCGGGAGGAAAGTACCCAGAGTTCGACAAAGGCCACCGGTCCCTGGGGAAAAAGCCGGAGATTCCTGATGAGCGATCTGAACTGGAACGCTGCATCTTCCGGCCCGTCGATCAGGGTCCGGACCCGTTTGATTTTGACAAAGATTGTTGCAGGCCGGGCAATGATGATGAAATCGACCGGGAGCCCGGAATTCTCCTCAAGCTCGGCAACCCTGCCCCGCTCCCGGGCGTACACGAGCGCTGCCGTTACCGCTTTCACGGGAGGCCGGCCCCGGGTCATGCTCTCTCCTCCCGGTTTCTGCACAAACATATTCCGGTTCCCGGACAGACAAACGCCCGGGCCCGGAACTCCCGGTGAATTCTCCGCGTCCGGGTGCCGGCATAGTGAAGCCGGCAGGAACCCAGGGGCTCGATGAATGCCGCAGGGGAAGTATGCCAGTGCGGGTGATTCATGCTCCGCCCCCGGCCTTCATTTCCATTCGCTCGAAGTTTTTCCGGACCTGCAGCTCCCTGCTCACCGGCCGGGTCCGGATCTTCACCTGGTAGAAGTGATGGCTGGTCCTTTTTGCCATCAGCCACTCCACTTCTTCGCCATGCTGCTGGATATTCTTTTGGACAATATGCGGAAGAAGATAGAGCGGTATATCCGCTTCCGTTCCGGTGGGACGCCGGGGCATCAGGACTCCCCCGATGACGTTGGAGATCGTACCTGGTTTCGATGAACAATCTGCCTGAACATCAGATTCAGATCAATCCGGATTTCCCGGGCCGGACCGTATCCATGGTGTTCAGGACGATACGGATAAATCCGGTCCAGGTTTTCTTCAGCTCTGCATGCAGGTTCCCGGGTTTTCCGGGTTTCTGAGGACGGTGATGTCATGGTTTCACTTTTTTCTGTAAGGATCTCCTCCATGGGAAGGCCGGGAGTCACACTTCAGAACCGGGCAGATATACCGGGTGAAAACCCCGATGAAGACGAAGGCTGCGCTATCGGGAACGTAATATAACCCGGGCAGTCTGCCCGCCAGGTTCTGCTACCGGCATATGGGTTTTTTCTTACATCACCGTGGAGAGAGATGATCCCCGGCGGTTCTCTCCACATCCAAAAAAGACCGTGCCGGCATCCTGAGTTCGGTACTGCGCAGAAGCTGCACCCGGCAGCCCCGCATACTCCGGCACAAGTGAGAGCCGAGAGCTGCCGTGATATTCCGGTATTGACGGTAGATCGTTCCGGTCCCGCTTCCAAAAATACTGGTTATGCTCATGCCAGATCCGTTCATAATTGTATGATCAAAGTATGATAAAACGTCAAATATAAAATTGTTGAACCCCGGGGTTATATCAAT
This region includes:
- a CDS encoding AAA family ATPase, which produces MKTDDFVSASITQWIHSNYNNVQDVARDSLPMMDIDSFFKFLSQIPHFPDADFSIVLAGFGEDGPVLKQKANAVGLNLKDIADDFFTAAAWRNDKKNHKRIIALAHAQQPGVHTLNHFTRPSSRELAISVLEWVQESQDCKYFVKTGAHKKLLKILQTSERLQDLRSLEMVCNFLAQWSILSAEHQNDAPRMALSELGLVADPDLLSDLNAIEERLDRNYLQSKKIIEESQSTLRSRRKRFNSYKDEERKEELLNILTRIENLRLHPSSEARRNLTIKEVSKIFHPPSDKSPDPTPKPSRKIDLPKINRNCAEALLDNRQDELSNTARDIEQNWKEIIDTDSEKIEGEISFNNTKWEYAINPDKDVLDWLHTYCKEDIWGGVIYTKEPSLELAIKNHNNTIYEPHSFSVDSVFSLEGNKISLHEAFERFDDYLIEKSHASEPITPLWDRFCELRGEIIKELDFIVEFPLLWISAKPDLYQIIEEYIDLSGKIYSYVHNHYSEMYDASSDYAQIILGGLLRLDIFLVHIKSDSNEAHKAIMLPTHPLHLWRFLRLASILRGLGDQIKDEDRKAVLDDVMRPEHFLSVICLDTIPDMVGNPYKADLTLPIANEIKGMATFENLSNAISGSDGIIEFKNAIERFVMLGRHHTYPLRIAIVNPPEPGKLMKEIVTILNTRRESTLKKLRVEVFCTALHKQRLDLSLRLLDEREELEEKISSGRLEYKVNQPAFNTLQELLNSIKNSPFHIIAIFDEASIMVLKHNQEQILPMSPFTVRYGIQYDHIGMTKINLVPKNNESPFSDYMILIDEALKIQRNLGLHASSDASTMVMRIDEILNETNPLAHWVLVADRALPNYANMKSVRLSERIEGRRKVLLVSSDYHQFTHRIMEVFNNSNLSMNELKIETLLSEGIGLIGGGFFDIFKKDGTVDSKHALGLAGMLLAARDYRLRYPDALVVSVDDYISRIWLRMDSTSPERCDLLALRVEEDTCIIESIEVKTRSADDIEDLGREHAEGQIISTLGACAAAIPDNLKGEDPLSAPRCEMLKRIFVNALQSQSLPSDHRKFWIEKLISIFENESQPVPLKYSGELILVLVGCNTPQGQDEITTNTAYPIKVRYLIEGQIQALIDGGTPAITAPSRDSNQEIKRVTNKEKPAQTFKNQPQKKPEVGIKNKNTQVVDGKNQSIDDGTKRIPQEPQTVPRPIPENEESRKKEDTIESWPPKLNKFEMIGQYQQVDELVKQVMYSQASGTRFPDKLLVGPAGVGKSSLARKIARQLLEEEEILFNGADLKNPTMIINILQENNKVPSDPHGKIKVQKSLIFIDEVHGIGKNVATALLSAMDDARTTTIDGVNYDFNNVIFILATTDPGKLSEAFNSRPDKTYLRPYTLNEVAGIVWLHGKEFLSNVDLSKEVCSEIAARTRCNPRRAVRTLQHGLIPHVFSISHTDSKKIDYKKLSKAFTHEAVMKWFEDQKVDQNGLGPLERNFLVYLKRNGATSQQSLQQGLGISNVQDFNEINEYLRRLGLIAITPGGRNLTKEGRSYIEKPIDLRDRISRQSS
- a CDS encoding Druantia anti-phage system protein DruA produces the protein MLFEDLKMFIRVYPPFEGFIAERFLVLAKQLENWQLIRDIEELEEIWIKEQEWIKSQSHLKSNKIKYDAAVRILIDLARLRWTIKQENAGIELNSPQFYPGNKVNADQISEYKTTVRTELNHICAEQFRQPSVKKFIERLENPPKNCKFSSILQLIADGNEVYSRIEPALSCQGNERDELLSKAIQPYLQLVPGEGDKQIHDEFTKIPLNEIWRYFRYTWSIPQLSIPGRTMLYLIRDGGHPCHAIMGIAALNNTAMMLKPRDTYIGWNRDAFFNEINEALKNPNPEQKLKKLSEKLEKNIDFGISMIDPSGLVSDDEIQTPTQEIIKRLKEKGEEFSKLREKALKNIHSEADQPELLQDLEFFDESSIKIAPEVLEIDKTKSTKEMKEVLKVLVLKKRAFELSHLLFAKCIFQKNLGKFLDPTTTKDVIKTDDFSTAVNYALQANKSAHVGSNLLEITTCGAIAPYNLLLGGKLTALLMMSPKINFDYQRRYNKQPSIISSQLKNAPVFRDNRLVYLGTTSLYALGSSQYERIKLPKGIISPDQPEMKYHPIGFSSGFGTVQFMPETVKATEAVLEEKLGYQNVNHIFGEGPSPKLRKVRAGLEELGFDASVLLKHNQPRKIYGISLCEQALKFLCGELGEIPDYIEKPENYLDATEKIADFWRKRWLSKRIEHVQTVERLKSTECWKLTEKIPQFEERNTDEVVTEMPIESAPDSIEKQNLNFWKGLAQAGPQVCSDELKTTEINVLHITLPLEHFILDKVKEGFSIVLTGNAGDGKTHILRRLEPELKKLNAVVQYDATAAMTKGKIKPIVTQWKKAIKEERPYCLAANEFPLYILRRDEKENFPILEEVDRQCRQRLVYNEKNQDDENTQEKVIVIDLSLRNPLSPEFAKEMLKKILSDEEIREFALSEKDPMFSKNFKSLEDKTVQTRLMTLFDRLAIRGHRTSVREIWILISRLLFGDPSEKRLNELSPKKWYSERLFEMDSRFEISNYLQEYSDPIQYSHPRWDLKLERPGKTKNDDWIVDRQEPIWSTKKDDVVERFHALKRKFYFEHVKGTDVFALEDEASKEFQGFINTPISDITLKKKVIGAINRCYCPVKFSGWNDALYLWIGHRYHEKPTISYVANQSISHNEFQLLVPRLPNRVHKVLEYRPDHFLLQFKGEGKTPISLRIDYPLYNTLVKIVRGMPRQLVPERDINRLDMFMERMQSLEIPQNREFFTYNVYFGEFTKFHLSADWKKYQEVMMDDE
- a CDS encoding helix-turn-helix transcriptional regulator, coding for MTQNPEEIFGKILQEERKAKKISQEKLAKLSGLDRTFISLIENGKRNPSFTTILKICSALEIEPSELFSIYEKKDPDYSVKKGGKHARK